Proteins encoded within one genomic window of Synechococcus sp. PCC 7335:
- the gmk gene encoding guanylate kinase, whose product MSTPAAATGQLIVVAGPSGVGKGTLLAHLRDRHPDLRVSISATTRQPRPGEVDGQHYYFVSRAKFEEMIAQGELLEWAEFAQNYYGTPKRPIKEAIAAGERIVLEIELIGARQIRESFPEAKQIFVLPPSVAALEARIRSRGQDNEPAIARRLAQSKVELAAADEFDYQIVNDSLETALKDLEIALFS is encoded by the coding sequence ATGTCGACACCAGCAGCAGCTACTGGCCAGTTGATTGTGGTAGCGGGTCCTAGTGGGGTTGGGAAAGGAACATTGCTAGCTCATTTGCGCGATCGCCACCCTGATCTTCGAGTCTCGATCTCGGCGACGACGCGTCAGCCTAGACCTGGAGAAGTTGATGGCCAGCACTACTACTTTGTCAGTAGGGCTAAGTTTGAAGAGATGATTGCCCAAGGTGAGCTACTAGAGTGGGCAGAGTTCGCTCAGAACTACTACGGTACGCCCAAAAGACCTATTAAAGAGGCGATCGCTGCAGGTGAGCGAATTGTTTTAGAAATTGAGCTAATCGGAGCGCGTCAGATCAGAGAGAGCTTTCCAGAGGCGAAGCAGATCTTTGTGTTACCACCTAGCGTAGCGGCGCTAGAAGCGCGAATTCGTAGCAGGGGCCAAGATAATGAGCCCGCGATCGCCAGACGTTTAGCCCAATCGAAAGTAGAGCTAGCCGCTGCCGATGAATTTGACTATCAGATCGTCAACGACAGCCTAGAAACTGCGCTCAAAGATCTAGAAATCGCTCTCTTCAGCTAG
- a CDS encoding lipopolysaccharide assembly protein LapA domain-containing protein produces MPLLIIVAIVIAFLAIAFALQNNTIVEVHLLVEQFQFSLALLLLTTLAIGVLIGLLVLLPSLIKRGWRVARAQKQTAALEEQLQERDHTLANRDHNTDTLRQSHQNLLQALGLIDNNTGLVSSRVLAQTLSALIQQMKLQPGNSKFDSIGLLILEAHRKEPLGEVSTTKQQDKLLDEAVANIIRRNVTVDTWLYCDSTAPEGAEFWCVLTGKDKSGLRQYGETLQTALTQEPLKLADESMVAVSVKIGGAIADRDHPTNQEQIIINKARQALIETGKRQRQLTSLITNHDIKIIQVTDG; encoded by the coding sequence ATGCCGCTGCTAATCATTGTCGCGATTGTGATTGCTTTTCTAGCGATCGCGTTTGCCCTTCAAAATAACACCATAGTAGAAGTCCACCTGCTGGTAGAGCAGTTTCAGTTTTCCCTAGCGCTCTTGCTGCTCACTACGCTAGCAATTGGCGTTTTGATTGGTCTACTCGTCCTACTGCCGTCTCTAATCAAAAGAGGTTGGCGAGTTGCTCGGGCGCAAAAGCAGACCGCGGCACTAGAAGAGCAGTTGCAAGAGCGGGATCACACACTTGCTAATCGCGATCACAATACCGATACACTTCGTCAAAGCCATCAGAATCTTTTGCAAGCGTTAGGGCTAATCGATAACAATACGGGACTAGTCTCTTCAAGAGTTCTTGCTCAAACGCTGTCCGCTCTGATCCAACAAATGAAGCTACAGCCTGGAAATTCTAAGTTTGACTCGATTGGGCTACTCATCTTAGAAGCCCATCGCAAAGAGCCTTTGGGCGAAGTGAGTACGACTAAGCAACAGGATAAATTATTAGATGAAGCAGTCGCCAACATCATCCGCAGGAATGTCACGGTCGATACTTGGCTATATTGCGATAGCACAGCGCCTGAAGGAGCAGAGTTCTGGTGTGTGCTCACTGGCAAAGATAAAAGTGGCCTGCGGCAGTACGGGGAGACCTTACAAACTGCGCTGACTCAGGAGCCACTGAAACTAGCCGATGAGTCAATGGTCGCTGTGAGTGTGAAAATAGGAGGAGCGATCGCCGATCGAGATCATCCAACCAACCAAGAGCAAATAATTATCAACAAGGCTAGACAAGCCCTTATCGAAACAGGTAAGCGTCAGCGTCAGCTAACCTCACTGATCACCAACCACGATATCAAAATCATTCAAGTGACTGATGGCTAG
- a CDS encoding phycocyanobilin:ferredoxin oxidoreductase, which translates to MPLSVATSSIRQHQHPLVRQLAEGIEACWQQLELSPCYLPEDLGYVEGKLEGEKLVIENRCYQTPQFRKMHLELAKIGKNLDILHCVMFPRPEYELPIFGCDIVSGRGQISAAIVDLSAATATGNLTAEYNSQLSNLAQTSYSQPRDLPEWGKRIFSEFCCFVKPTSLAEEQQFLVQTKAYLSIHVQRALSKMPTPERRTDLLDRQRYYCRQQQKNDKTRRVLEKAFDPQWAERYMTTVLFDLPEA; encoded by the coding sequence ATGCCGCTTTCTGTCGCTACTTCATCTATTCGTCAGCATCAGCATCCCCTCGTCCGTCAGCTGGCTGAGGGCATAGAAGCCTGCTGGCAGCAGTTAGAGCTTTCTCCCTGCTACCTACCAGAAGATCTAGGCTATGTAGAGGGCAAGCTCGAAGGTGAAAAGCTCGTTATTGAAAATCGCTGCTATCAGACACCTCAGTTTAGAAAGATGCATCTAGAGCTTGCAAAAATTGGCAAGAATTTGGATATTTTGCACTGTGTGATGTTTCCACGTCCAGAGTACGAACTGCCGATTTTTGGCTGTGACATCGTCAGCGGTAGAGGGCAGATTAGTGCAGCGATTGTTGATCTCTCAGCAGCGACTGCTACGGGTAACTTGACCGCCGAATATAACAGTCAGCTCTCCAACCTAGCTCAGACTAGCTATAGTCAGCCTAGAGACCTACCTGAGTGGGGAAAGCGGATCTTTTCAGAGTTTTGTTGCTTTGTGAAGCCCACAAGCCTTGCTGAGGAGCAACAGTTTTTAGTGCAAACTAAAGCCTATCTAAGTATTCACGTACAAAGAGCGCTGAGTAAGATGCCGACACCAGAGCGCCGAACTGATTTGCTAGATCGACAGCGCTATTACTGCAGACAGCAACAGAAAAACGATAAGACACGCCGTGTCCTAGAAAAAGCGTTCGATCCTCAGTGGGCTGAGCGCTACATGACAACCGTACTATTTGATCTACCAGAGGCATAG
- the drmA gene encoding DISARM system helicase DrmA — MTIIQLPAQLPGVLNLSAVNQQLRTHAVQLDWSAVVNLEGPQLAQLLAGLDLSDHAESLGLDTILSDQLGDAVMAYFDQADPPPKPPQKKATASDSLLTPEVWQQQGLFEPEPLQISLSETASKTNATINTTTDLDFYEAAPAAEIPDRILQTFTPYQIRQELEARVVKDLLGPAEGPQEEIDDGKVSDRYLVGLLAPKKRDRQAQIDTLIELQEPLEIAGIETVEDGSSEQANVASKTIFPSSLGMTFCVSDEAESFYIVAGWGQYERTKSEYKETEKGNPKTVWKRYPIRKQSPAITLREGTLTDWRIHEDFAVFVKGKIRRQQDCWIISLFLVNDRTEPDQQSDSAWLFQPELSVKSATEKADIFLKRSHHRPADHKLDAVYYGEEQMMDMLYRKQVEFAVGHGVGVHASVLPDDPTRATELATTVVPGFEVPKSTPPTAAEEPALKGLVLEMKVLAGLLPEALPDKLAALPIAYEQWIQGQRDRLTDPSEGLENYQGSAHEALEKCDRALARIRAGIETLRTNPQAARAFLFMNRAMHLQRVRSIYARQKRRGETITLDAIDSPKWYPFQLAFILLNLPSTTDLTHRDRCHPTEAVSDLLWFPTGGGKTEAYLGLAAYTIGLRRLQGTIAGRSGAAGVAVLMRYTLRLLTLQQFQRATALICACEVIRREDVDSWGAEPFRIGLWVGMKTTPNRTKDSEAYVEALKARSLPPSGGSPHQLTSCPWCGTEIDEGRHISVSSLNKGKARTLVHCGDILGHCPFSRKQSKEEGLPVVVVDEEIYRRLPTLLIATVDKFAQMPWKGETQMLFGRVNGYCDRHGYRSPEIEDSDSHPAKHGLPKATTKSINNLRPPDLIIQDELHLISGPLGTLVGLYETAIDQLASWEIDGKIVRPKVIASTATIRQAQAQMHNLFLRKVDVFPPQGLDISDNFFSRQRPPGEDYPGRRYLGICATGRRLKAATIRVYTAILAASQDMFERAGDKADPWMTLVGYFNSMRELGGTRRLVDDDIQQRLNKMERRGLSNRRQLVVEELTSRKSSTDIPKVLDWMETPFVGERKRRKDRTTPLDVLLATNMISVGVDVGRLGVMAVTGQPKTTAEYIQSTSRVGRQHPGLVVTIFNWARPRDLSHYERFEHYHATFYQHVENLSLTPFSPGATDRGLAALLVSLIRLKNEEYNLNKWASRIRRDDPYIQQAIQQIVERAWHVSGDPAVREFVGRELNYRLDYWLAQAQDTEGGKELGYKTAKDDVTIGLLEQPGSEGLQPFTCLNSLRNVEPTIGLILNPQVPEDDISNPPQPMPVPPA, encoded by the coding sequence ATGACCATTATTCAGCTTCCCGCCCAGCTCCCTGGTGTCCTCAACCTCAGTGCCGTCAACCAGCAGCTTAGAACTCACGCTGTTCAGCTAGACTGGAGCGCTGTTGTCAATCTTGAAGGGCCGCAGCTCGCTCAATTGCTGGCGGGCTTAGATCTCTCTGATCATGCAGAAAGCTTAGGCTTAGACACAATTCTGTCAGACCAGCTGGGCGATGCGGTTATGGCCTATTTTGATCAAGCTGACCCACCGCCAAAGCCACCCCAAAAGAAAGCCACTGCGTCGGATAGTTTACTCACGCCAGAGGTCTGGCAACAGCAAGGACTGTTTGAACCTGAGCCACTACAGATTTCCCTCTCTGAAACGGCCTCAAAGACAAATGCAACAATAAATACAACAACAGATCTAGACTTCTACGAAGCAGCACCTGCAGCCGAAATCCCCGACCGAATTCTGCAAACCTTTACGCCTTATCAAATTCGGCAAGAGCTAGAAGCTAGAGTCGTGAAAGATTTGTTAGGGCCAGCCGAAGGCCCGCAAGAAGAAATTGATGATGGCAAAGTAAGCGATCGCTACTTAGTCGGACTATTAGCGCCTAAAAAGCGAGATCGGCAGGCTCAAATCGATACCCTAATAGAGCTACAAGAACCGCTAGAAATCGCAGGCATAGAGACAGTTGAAGATGGCAGCAGCGAACAGGCTAACGTCGCCTCTAAAACTATTTTCCCTTCCTCACTGGGGATGACCTTCTGCGTGAGCGACGAGGCTGAATCATTCTATATCGTCGCTGGCTGGGGACAATACGAGCGCACCAAAAGCGAATACAAAGAAACTGAAAAAGGAAATCCTAAAACAGTTTGGAAACGCTACCCTATTCGCAAACAGTCTCCGGCCATTACCCTACGCGAAGGCACCCTTACGGACTGGCGCATTCACGAAGACTTCGCCGTTTTTGTAAAAGGTAAAATTCGTCGTCAGCAAGACTGTTGGATTATCTCTTTGTTTTTGGTTAACGACCGCACCGAGCCCGACCAGCAATCTGACAGCGCCTGGCTGTTTCAGCCTGAACTCTCGGTGAAATCAGCCACCGAAAAAGCAGATATCTTCCTCAAGCGCTCTCACCATCGCCCCGCTGATCACAAGCTAGATGCTGTTTACTACGGCGAAGAGCAGATGATGGACATGCTCTATCGCAAGCAAGTAGAGTTTGCCGTCGGTCACGGTGTCGGTGTCCATGCCAGTGTGCTGCCTGACGATCCTACTCGGGCCACTGAGCTAGCAACGACTGTGGTTCCCGGGTTTGAGGTGCCTAAGTCTACGCCGCCCACTGCCGCCGAAGAACCTGCACTCAAAGGGCTAGTTCTGGAAATGAAGGTGCTCGCTGGGCTACTGCCCGAAGCGCTGCCAGACAAGCTAGCGGCTTTGCCGATTGCCTATGAGCAGTGGATTCAGGGACAGCGCGATCGCTTAACGGATCCGAGTGAGGGCTTAGAAAACTATCAAGGAAGTGCTCACGAAGCGCTAGAGAAGTGCGATCGCGCCTTAGCTCGCATTCGTGCAGGCATTGAAACGCTACGAACCAATCCGCAAGCCGCTCGTGCTTTCCTGTTTATGAACCGGGCGATGCACCTACAGCGGGTGCGCTCTATCTACGCTCGTCAAAAAAGGCGGGGCGAGACAATTACGCTAGATGCCATCGATTCTCCGAAGTGGTATCCTTTTCAGCTAGCTTTTATTCTGTTGAACCTGCCAAGTACAACAGATCTGACGCATCGCGATCGCTGCCATCCCACCGAAGCCGTTTCAGACTTGCTTTGGTTTCCTACAGGCGGCGGTAAAACCGAAGCGTATCTAGGGCTTGCTGCCTACACGATTGGCCTGCGTCGGCTGCAGGGCACCATTGCCGGACGCTCTGGCGCAGCGGGCGTTGCCGTCCTGATGCGCTATACGCTCCGGTTGCTCACCCTGCAACAGTTTCAAAGAGCCACTGCGCTGATTTGTGCTTGCGAAGTCATCCGCCGTGAAGATGTTGACTCTTGGGGAGCAGAACCCTTTCGCATTGGCCTGTGGGTGGGGATGAAAACGACCCCAAACCGCACGAAAGACAGCGAAGCCTATGTCGAAGCGCTCAAAGCCCGTAGCCTGCCGCCTAGCGGGGGATCTCCCCATCAGCTCACTAGCTGCCCCTGGTGCGGCACCGAGATTGATGAAGGCAGGCATATCAGCGTCAGTTCCCTCAACAAAGGCAAAGCTCGTACCCTGGTTCACTGTGGCGATATTCTGGGGCACTGCCCCTTCAGCCGTAAACAGTCTAAAGAAGAAGGTTTGCCGGTTGTGGTGGTGGATGAAGAGATTTATCGACGGCTGCCGACGCTGCTAATTGCTACGGTTGATAAATTTGCCCAAATGCCTTGGAAAGGAGAGACGCAAATGCTGTTTGGGCGAGTGAATGGGTATTGTGATCGCCACGGCTACCGCTCGCCTGAGATTGAAGATAGCGACAGCCATCCGGCTAAACATGGCCTGCCCAAAGCCACGACCAAAAGTATTAACAACTTGCGTCCACCTGACCTCATAATTCAAGATGAATTGCACCTGATTAGTGGCCCTTTAGGCACCCTCGTCGGCCTATACGAAACTGCCATAGACCAGCTTGCCTCCTGGGAAATAGATGGCAAAATAGTCCGTCCCAAAGTCATCGCTTCTACCGCAACGATTCGGCAAGCGCAGGCCCAGATGCACAATCTCTTTTTACGAAAGGTAGATGTGTTCCCGCCTCAGGGCTTAGACATTAGCGACAACTTTTTCTCTCGCCAGCGCCCACCTGGCGAAGACTATCCCGGCAGAAGATATTTAGGCATTTGCGCTACGGGCCGCCGCCTCAAGGCCGCTACCATTCGCGTATACACTGCCATCCTCGCCGCCTCCCAAGACATGTTTGAAAGGGCCGGAGACAAAGCCGACCCATGGATGACCCTAGTGGGCTACTTCAATTCCATGCGAGAACTGGGCGGCACCCGCCGACTGGTAGACGATGACATTCAGCAGCGCCTCAACAAAATGGAACGGCGCGGCCTCTCCAACCGCCGTCAGCTGGTAGTAGAGGAACTCACCTCACGAAAATCTTCTACAGATATTCCCAAGGTGCTCGACTGGATGGAAACTCCCTTCGTTGGTGAGCGAAAGCGCCGTAAAGATCGCACCACCCCGCTCGATGTACTCCTAGCAACCAACATGATTTCAGTCGGGGTAGACGTCGGTAGGCTCGGCGTGATGGCTGTCACAGGCCAGCCCAAAACCACCGCCGAGTACATCCAATCGACCTCCCGAGTCGGTCGTCAGCACCCTGGCCTAGTCGTCACTATTTTTAACTGGGCTAGACCTAGAGATCTCTCTCACTATGAGCGTTTTGAACATTACCATGCCACATTTTATCAGCACGTCGAAAATTTATCGCTCACCCCCTTCTCTCCGGGCGCGACCGACCGAGGGCTAGCGGCGCTGCTGGTTTCTCTCATTCGCCTAAAAAACGAAGAATATAACCTCAACAAGTGGGCCAGTCGCATCCGCCGAGACGATCCTTACATTCAACAAGCGATTCAGCAGATTGTAGAAAGGGCATGGCATGTGAGCGGCGATCCAGCTGTCCGAGAGTTTGTAGGGCGTGAGCTGAACTATCGCCTAGACTACTGGCTCGCCCAGGCTCAAGATACCGAAGGCGGCAAAGAGCTCGGCTATAAAACAGCCAAAGACGATGTCACTATTGGCCTGCTCGAACAGCCTGGTAGCGAGGGCTTACAGCCTTTTACCTGCCTGAACTCACTGCGAAATGTAGAGCCGACCATTGGTCTTATTCTCAATCCGCAAGTCCCTGAAGACGACATCAGTAATCCACCTCAGCCCATGCCTGTACCCCCCGCCTGA
- the drmB gene encoding DUF1998 domain-containing protein: MNTERYKVGELRPSQIMFSFGIGAVVDLPNLSVMVMGLNEWDTTLSDPLAEERLLAAVREELGPQVQKLMPPPVPLNDQGGAVSSLSQAAKVGIPVSPFPGWGVCPACRLLAPFSSSMFTLKDDLYRPDKTRYVHTNCTKSGKYPPTVIPARFLVACNQGHLDDFPWLYFIHRGQSECPGRLRLLEAGISGSAADVIIKCDRCNQSRSLAEAFGGIGKQNMPRCRGRHPHLRNFSDDGCSEQMKSILLGASNSWFPVTLSVLSIPSTNNSLGQLVEANWATFKEISEASQVEFLRRIGQLKAFSQYSDTDLWQEIQRQQSSNLDQTEDVRNLKLPEWEVFSSADPDLNTVNFRLKPEEPPTGYGSYFTKTVLIERLREVRALVGFTRIESPGDLSDIGDINDVALAPLSRERPAWVPASDIRGEGIFLQFREDAIADWIQRHPALEAYEQQSHLAHTQWRRVRNIDNPTENFPELRYMLLHSFAHALMRQMAIECGYAAASLRERIYSSRRGDDISMAGILIYTASPDSEGTLGGLVGLGKPDVLGRHIDQALEQIGLCASDPLCAEHDPMQDCTLHSSACHACLFSPETSCERGNKYLDRALLVATVNQITESFAFFQHK; encoded by the coding sequence ATGAATACTGAACGATACAAAGTAGGAGAGCTGCGTCCCAGCCAAATTATGTTCTCCTTTGGGATAGGGGCGGTGGTTGACCTGCCCAATCTCTCGGTCATGGTCATGGGCTTAAACGAATGGGATACCACCCTGTCTGATCCGCTGGCGGAGGAGCGGTTGCTTGCCGCCGTCCGTGAGGAGCTAGGCCCACAGGTGCAAAAGCTGATGCCGCCGCCCGTGCCGTTGAATGACCAAGGTGGCGCAGTGAGCTCGCTAAGTCAAGCGGCGAAAGTCGGCATTCCAGTCTCGCCCTTTCCTGGCTGGGGCGTTTGTCCGGCCTGTCGGTTGTTGGCTCCTTTTAGCAGCAGTATGTTCACCCTCAAAGACGATCTCTATCGACCTGACAAAACTCGCTATGTTCACACTAATTGCACCAAATCGGGCAAGTATCCTCCCACCGTTATTCCCGCCAGATTTCTGGTGGCGTGCAACCAGGGCCACTTAGATGACTTCCCTTGGCTGTACTTTATCCATCGAGGACAAAGCGAATGCCCGGGCCGACTGCGACTGCTCGAAGCGGGTATTTCAGGATCGGCGGCTGACGTGATTATCAAGTGCGATCGCTGCAATCAATCCCGCTCACTGGCCGAAGCCTTTGGCGGCATTGGCAAGCAAAACATGCCCCGGTGCAGAGGTCGCCATCCTCATCTGCGAAACTTCAGCGACGACGGCTGCTCCGAGCAAATGAAATCCATTCTGCTTGGAGCGTCTAATAGCTGGTTCCCAGTAACGCTCTCAGTACTTTCTATTCCCAGTACCAACAACTCTCTCGGCCAGCTAGTCGAAGCAAACTGGGCAACTTTCAAAGAGATTTCCGAAGCTTCGCAAGTCGAGTTCTTACGACGAATTGGCCAGCTCAAAGCCTTCTCCCAATATTCGGACACAGACCTTTGGCAAGAAATTCAAAGGCAGCAGTCTTCTAATTTGGATCAAACAGAAGACGTCAGAAACCTGAAGCTACCCGAGTGGGAAGTATTTTCGAGCGCCGATCCAGATCTGAACACAGTCAACTTTCGGCTAAAGCCAGAAGAGCCACCTACGGGCTACGGCAGCTATTTCACCAAAACGGTACTGATTGAGCGACTGCGCGAGGTCAGGGCCCTAGTTGGCTTTACCCGCATTGAATCGCCTGGAGACCTCAGCGATATCGGTGATATTAATGATGTTGCTTTAGCACCGCTCAGCCGAGAAAGACCCGCATGGGTACCGGCTAGCGACATTCGAGGAGAGGGCATTTTTCTTCAGTTTCGCGAGGATGCGATCGCCGACTGGATACAGCGGCATCCTGCTTTAGAAGCTTACGAACAACAAAGCCACCTTGCCCACACCCAATGGCGCCGAGTCCGCAATATTGATAACCCCACTGAAAACTTTCCAGAACTGCGCTACATGCTCCTGCATTCCTTTGCCCACGCGCTCATGCGTCAAATGGCTATTGAATGTGGCTACGCAGCCGCAAGCCTACGAGAACGCATCTACTCCAGCCGCCGAGGAGACGACATTTCGATGGCGGGTATTCTCATCTATACCGCTTCGCCAGATAGTGAAGGCACTCTAGGTGGACTGGTCGGCCTCGGAAAGCCTGATGTATTAGGGCGACATATCGACCAGGCTCTCGAACAAATTGGACTCTGTGCCTCCGATCCGCTGTGCGCCGAACATGACCCGATGCAAGACTGCACTCTACATAGTTCCGCTTGTCATGCCTGCCTCTTTAGTCCAGAAACTTCCTGCGAGCGCGGTAACAAATACCTCGACAGAGCCTTACTCGTAGCAACGGTGAATCAAATCACCGAAAGCTTTGCCTTTTTCCAACATAAGTAG
- the drmC gene encoding DISARM system phospholipase D-like protein DrmC: MPFSNISSPLQSLSPKLLTYVRKLAQQLPPSVLSTVAEFLFNTPQASDSKRVWVPLLQQLPKPIWRQTLTELLVVWYEDSPRLSGESIATALCSVQHCLKQAEEALKVEVVWTGPEVSRIPVRRTEQVLKQLIRAASEELTLASFALYKVPTITQALIAALERGVQVSIIAETPEGDTSVPFGVEAGLGKEVAARAKVYEWNKAKRPRDKTGRYGSLHMKVAITDRQRLFITSANLTGYAMSLNMEMGLLVNSKALSCQVSDHFDQLIQQKIITLVNQL, translated from the coding sequence TTGCCTTTTTCCAACATAAGTAGTCCTTTGCAATCTCTCTCACCCAAACTGCTCACCTACGTCCGCAAGCTAGCACAACAGTTGCCACCGTCGGTGCTCTCAACTGTCGCTGAGTTCCTCTTCAACACGCCTCAGGCAAGTGATAGCAAAAGAGTTTGGGTACCCTTACTTCAACAATTACCTAAACCCATTTGGCGTCAGACCCTCACAGAGCTACTAGTTGTGTGGTACGAAGATAGTCCTAGGCTAAGCGGCGAATCTATTGCAACAGCTTTGTGCTCCGTGCAGCATTGCCTGAAGCAGGCCGAGGAAGCGCTTAAGGTAGAAGTTGTTTGGACAGGGCCAGAAGTTTCTAGAATACCTGTCCGCCGAACAGAGCAGGTTTTGAAACAGCTTATCCGAGCCGCTTCAGAAGAGCTTACTTTGGCGAGCTTTGCACTTTATAAAGTACCTACCATTACCCAAGCCCTCATCGCGGCTTTAGAGCGCGGTGTTCAAGTAAGTATTATTGCAGAAACACCCGAAGGCGATACTTCTGTCCCTTTTGGGGTTGAAGCTGGGCTTGGTAAGGAGGTTGCTGCGCGGGCAAAGGTGTACGAATGGAATAAAGCGAAAAGACCTAGAGATAAGACAGGGCGGTATGGTTCTTTGCATATGAAAGTTGCGATCACAGATCGTCAGCGCCTTTTTATCACCAGCGCTAATCTCACTGGCTACGCTATGTCACTCAATATGGAAATGGGATTGCTAGTCAATAGCAAAGCCTTGTCTTGCCAAGTATCAGACCATTTTGACCAACTCATTCAGCAAAAAATCATTACCTTAGTCAACCAGTTATGA
- a CDS encoding tetratricopeptide repeat protein → MIAVQPKSRRLLGINQQAYQTLRSALRLNLRRQLLIAVCDSVALQEQLATQLEGDSMFNSKASFEGTGFDSFGAITTKPGANTIGRLKFEPNDAHLPRQVARRMSQIEQSGRQLSQLQVLGIEQMTRQPAITQNYFLRSLNTIDTLLPKLETSLLIWVSWPWLRTMQASAPEFWQWRNGVYEFVSDPTPTPAYSNYPSKTEKTEILTAQQADTLQLIDSQAEGSLATADSFFANRNEQSTQIIARLHGETDDCEEIEAGTATNVATGFVAGSIAGASVDVLSSNPQSISSQADSDSSTNKSDWLNWQKRADEHFSVGYQHRRLIESGDHTLATIESAIAAYEAGLQCLESQGALTDGMREDAEGERFGLASCLNDLGTLYWLKAQQLSDPQRIADCMVYSTQFYSQALEQQDPTMAGQIYSNVGAVYSLLASYRYPVFCLQQAIAAYNQAITLGSHAHTPREQATLYNSLGSSYWKLSHHDQTDQHLRLAIRAYQAALQSYDSGARDLDYAAVQNNLGIACWSLAKRESSIALYEQAITAYQAALVYRTCESDPAACAVTYNNLALAYWDLSKEDIVERTEKTIYQRNAIAAFNAALKTAKDRSILSDTDTATIYHCLGDVYMQMVEVTPEDEPEDEIADALQKALHSYIQSIGCLTEASPLFQPILAVILRNLRFHYKYGGLAGQQNALNQLPSRLIPYMMPAL, encoded by the coding sequence ATGATTGCAGTTCAACCTAAGTCCCGTCGGCTTCTAGGGATCAACCAACAGGCATATCAGACGCTTAGATCTGCGCTGCGCTTGAACTTACGTAGGCAGCTTCTGATTGCTGTGTGTGATAGCGTCGCTTTGCAAGAGCAGTTGGCCACACAGCTAGAAGGCGACAGTATGTTCAATAGCAAAGCGTCCTTTGAAGGCACTGGCTTCGATAGTTTTGGTGCGATTACGACAAAACCAGGAGCGAACACTATTGGCCGACTGAAATTCGAGCCTAATGATGCTCATCTGCCGCGACAGGTTGCCCGTCGGATGAGCCAGATAGAGCAGAGCGGCAGACAGCTAAGCCAGCTACAGGTGCTAGGCATTGAGCAGATGACACGCCAGCCTGCTATCACTCAAAATTACTTTTTGCGATCGCTAAACACAATAGACACCCTTCTACCCAAACTTGAGACAAGTCTACTCATTTGGGTGTCTTGGCCCTGGCTACGTACTATGCAAGCGTCTGCGCCCGAGTTTTGGCAGTGGCGTAATGGGGTGTATGAGTTCGTCAGTGATCCAACGCCCACCCCTGCCTACTCGAACTATCCATCAAAGACTGAAAAGACAGAAATATTGACTGCTCAGCAAGCTGATACTCTGCAGCTGATCGATTCGCAAGCAGAGGGGTCACTAGCGACGGCTGATAGCTTTTTCGCCAACCGGAATGAACAATCTACACAGATAATTGCTCGATTACATGGAGAGACAGACGACTGTGAGGAGATTGAAGCGGGTACTGCTACGAACGTTGCGACTGGGTTTGTGGCTGGTTCTATAGCGGGGGCCTCTGTTGATGTTTTGAGTTCGAACCCTCAGTCGATATCTTCCCAAGCTGACAGCGACTCGTCTACAAATAAGTCCGACTGGCTCAACTGGCAGAAGCGGGCAGATGAGCATTTCTCGGTTGGTTATCAGCATCGGAGGTTAATCGAATCGGGCGATCACACGTTAGCTACAATCGAGTCTGCGATCGCTGCTTATGAAGCAGGTCTACAGTGCTTGGAGTCGCAGGGGGCACTGACAGATGGAATGAGGGAAGACGCAGAAGGTGAACGTTTTGGCCTAGCTAGCTGCTTGAACGATCTAGGGACTCTCTATTGGCTGAAAGCTCAGCAACTGAGCGATCCGCAGCGGATAGCTGACTGTATGGTCTATAGCACTCAGTTTTACTCACAGGCGCTAGAGCAGCAAGATCCCACTATGGCCGGTCAGATATACAGCAACGTTGGCGCAGTGTATAGCCTCTTAGCGTCCTATAGATATCCTGTTTTTTGCCTTCAGCAGGCGATTGCTGCCTACAACCAGGCTATTACGCTAGGTTCGCACGCGCATACGCCTCGAGAACAGGCGACGCTATACAACAGCCTCGGTTCAAGCTACTGGAAGCTATCTCACCACGATCAAACCGATCAGCACTTGCGCTTGGCGATCCGCGCCTACCAAGCAGCGCTACAAAGCTATGATTCAGGAGCGCGCGATCTTGACTATGCGGCCGTACAAAACAACCTAGGCATTGCCTGCTGGAGTCTAGCAAAGCGTGAATCATCAATAGCTCTGTATGAACAGGCAATCACTGCTTACCAGGCGGCACTTGTCTACCGTACCTGCGAAAGTGATCCAGCAGCCTGCGCAGTTACCTACAACAACTTGGCTTTGGCTTACTGGGATTTATCCAAAGAAGATATCGTCGAACGGACTGAAAAAACTATTTATCAGCGGAATGCGATCGCCGCTTTCAACGCTGCGCTTAAAACTGCTAAGGATCGCAGCATTTTGAGTGATACAGACACAGCTACCATCTACCATTGCCTAGGTGATGTGTACATGCAAATGGTAGAAGTTACCCCTGAAGATGAGCCTGAAGACGAGATAGCTGACGCGCTACAAAAGGCGTTGCATAGCTATATTCAATCAATTGGGTGTTTGACGGAAGCATCGCCGCTTTTCCAACCTATACTCGCTGTGATCCTAAGGAACTTGCGATTTCACTACAAGTATGGCGGTCTTGCTGGCCAGCAAAATGCATTGAATCAACTGCCGTCTCGACTCATTCCTTATATGATGCCAGCACTGTAG